Sequence from the Luteibacter aegosomaticola genome:
TCAGCGCGTTTGGCGCCTCGGCCGGCACGAAGCTCAATACGACGGATGCCTGCACGCTCTGAGTTTGCGCTACAGTCCGGGCCTTCCCCCTTGCGCCGGAGAGCCCCGATGATCGACCACACTGGAGTCACCGTCAGCGACTTCGAGCGCAGCAAGGCGTTCTACCAGGAGGTGCTTGGCCAGATCGGCTACGAGCTCCTCGCGATTTTTCCGGCCTCGGTCACGGGGCGCACGGATGTCGCCGGATTCGGCGAGGGCGGCAAGGCGGATTTCTGGATCTACAAGGGCGAGCCGAACCGGCCGCCCGTGCATGTCGCCTTCCGGGTCACTTCCCGCCAGCTCGTGCATGCCTTCCACGAGGCCGCGCTCGCCGCGGGTGGCCGTGATAACGGGCCGCCCGGCCCGCGCTCGCATTACCACGAGGGCTACTACGGTGGCTTTATCCTCGATCCGGATGGCCACAACATCGAAGCGGTGTTCCACGGCCAGTCCCACCCCCAGCACCCGGGCGCCTGATCGCCCGCAAGTCGGCAGGCAGTTATCATGGGTAGCTACTAGTCCCTGATTGGCTCCTGCCTTGGCGCATTACACCGGCCCGCTCCTTACCGAACCCTCCGCCCATGCGCTGCTCATCGCGCGCAAGGGCGGCGCCGCGACCTGGCGTGGCTCGCTGGACCTTGGCTGCAGTGAGGGCGAAGCGACGCTGAGCGATGAGGCCTGGACCTGGCAGGACCAGGCCTACCCTTATCCCGGCAAGATCAAAGCACGCACGATTTACGCGTGGGACGGCGAATCGTTCGAACCCGTATCGCGGTTTTCGGGATCATTGATCAAGCTCGTACCCACCGAATGGGGCGCGCCGACGTTCGAGATCGATGGCATCAAGATGCTGCCCACCTCGAAGGAATCTCCGCTCGACGATGCCCGCCGCAAGGTTGCGCTTGTAGAACCGCGCGGCAAGGTCGTACTGGATACGTGCGGCGGCCTGGGGTATTTCGCGGCGTGCTGCCTGGAGGCTGGCGTGAGCCGCATCCAGTCGTTCGAGAAGAACCCCGACGTGCTTTGGCTGCGCACCATCAACCCCTGGTCGCCCGATCCCGACGCTCCCGCTGCTGGCGGGCGCCTGCAACTCACGCAGGGTGATGTGTCGGAAGCCATCACCGCGATCGCGGACGCCTCCGTTGACGCCATCCTGCACGACCCGCCGCGCTTCGCTATCGCGGGTGAGCTCTACTCGCAGGCGTTCTACCACGAACTGGCTCGCGTCATTCGACGTGGTGGCCGCCTGTTCCATTACACCGGCAGCCCGAACAAGCTCACCACGGGGCGCGATATGCCTGCCGAGGTGACTGTGCGTCTTGAGAAGGCCGGCTTCGCGGCAAAGCCCACGCTCGACGGCGTCTACGCTACCCGACGGTAGGAGCGCGCTTGGTGTTTACGCGGCGGGTCGTGTACGATCCCGCCCCCGCGATTCACTGCCGGCGGTCAGACAAAGCGATGCGTCGCTTTTTCGACCAGGGTGCGTAGCTGCTGGGCCATGGCGGCCGCGTCATCGTGGCTGGCGTTCTTCATGGCATCGAGCAACTGCCCTGCCCGTGCATCGGCCTCGATGAGATCACGAAACGTGCTGGCGAGAAGCTGCACGGCCGCGACGTTCACGCCGCGGCTGTCGAAGCCCATCGCCTTGCGCCGCTTGCGATAGCGCGCCTGGCGCTGCGCGTTCGTGAGCGCATCCGGCTTGCGAGGGCGGCCGCGGCCACGCTTCGCACTCGGAAACATATCCGACGTGTTCGGATCACGAGTCGCGTTGATGTTCTTCTTCATGGCCCTATTATTCGTTACGGTAACGAATAATTCAAGTCACTAGGCAGGCTTCTTTCCCGCTCCGCGCAACGGCACGTCGCGCAGGAAGCACGCCAGGATGAACCCTACGACGAGCACGACGGCGCCCACGTGGTAGACCACGTGAAGCGATGCCCCGAACGCATGCAGGAACTTTGCGTGGAGGTCCGCAGGCATCTTCGCCACCATGTCCGGCGCGAAGGTGCGCGGCCCCATGGAGGCGGCTGGAATATCGGCCGCCATCCGTGTCTGCAGGCCATGGGTGAACAGCGCGCCAAATACCGATACGCCCACTGAGCCGCCGATCGAGCGGAACATCGTGACGCCCGAGGTGGCGACACCCATGAGCTTCATGTCGACGCTGTTTTGCGCGGCAAGGATCAACACCTGCATCACCATGCCGATGCCGAGGCCCAGCAGGCCGGCAAAGCCGTAGATGAGATAGAGCGGATCATCCTCGCCCACGCTACCGAGCAGCATGAGAGCGACGGCGCCCAGGAAGGTGCCGACGATCGGAAACACGCGGTAACGGCCGATGCGGCTGATGACGCGACCCGCCACGATCGAGCTCACCAGGACGCCGCCCATCAGCGGCAGGAGCTGGAGGCCCGCGCCCGTGGGCGACACCCCCTTCACCGTCTGCAGGTAGAGCGGCAGATAGGTCGTCGACCCAAACAGCGCGGTGCCCACCAGGAAACCAATGAGGCTGCACAGGACAAACGTGCGATGCCGGAACAGATGCAGCGGAATGATCGGCTCGCTGGCATGCATCTCTTCGTAGATGAAGCCACCTACCGAGACCAGGCCCATGACCAGGATCGACCACAACGCCACGGAATCCCAGGGCATCTGCGTGCCGCCCTCCGTGGTGAACAGGATGATGCAGCTAAGCGCTGCCGCCAGGAACAAGGCGCCAAACCAGTCGATTTCGTGCTTCACGTGCCGCGCATGCGGGTGGAACACGACACCAATCACCAGGAGGCAGAGGATGCCCAGCGGCAGGTTGACGTAGAAGATCCAGCGCCAGGACAGGTGGTCCACCATGAAGCCACCCAGCAAGGGCCCGATGACCGTGGCCAGCCCGAACACGCCGCCGAACAAGCCCTGGTAACGACCACGATCCGCGGGCGGCACCACGTCGCCAATGGCCGCCATCGTGATGACCAGGAGTCCGCCACCGCCGAGCCCCTGGAGGGCGCGCATCACGATCAGCATGGTCATGTCCTGGGCCAGGCCGCAAAGCACCGAGCCGATCAGGAAGATGACGATGGCAACCTGCAGGACGATCTTGCGCCCGTAGAGGTCGCCGAACTTGCCATACAGCGGCACAACGACCGTGGAAGTCAGTAGATAGGCGGTGACCACCCAGGACAACTGACTGAGGCCACCGAGGTCACCCACGATGGTGGGTAGCGCGGTGGAGACGATGGTCTGATCGAGGGCAGCCAGAAGCATGACCAGCATCAAGGCAGGAAACAGCAGGCGTAGCGAGACCTGCGCCGGGATCGGCGCAAGGCTGGGCTCGACGACGCCCGCCGGCGTTTCGGCGGGTTCGGGGCGATGAACGGCGTTCACGGGCGAGGAGGCCTGCAAATTAATTAAGTCGTCAGTTAATATATGCGGCAACGAACCGCAAGGCAACTCCCCTCGCACGTGCTATTCATCTCCGATGACTGACCCGGACACCTCCACCCTGAAGAAGCCGCGCCGAGGCCGCCCGCCTGGCCGCCCGCACGCGCAGCCGGACAGCGCCGACCAGCGCAGCCGCATCATCGACATCGCCCTGGCCCTGTATGCCCGCCAGGGCTATGCCGGGACGACCCTGGCCGCGATCGCCCGTGCCGCGGACATGACGCCGGCCGCCGTCCACTACTACTTCAAGACCCGCGAGCAGCTCTTCGATGAAGTGCACGAGGCGCACATCGCGCCCATGCGCGGACGGGTCGAGGCCATCTTCCAGGAATACAAAGGCGACCCGGTCGCGGCCTTCATCAAGGTGGCCGAGCGCTTTGTGGAAGTCGCCGACGAGCATGAATGGATCGCGCCCGTCTTTTTTGGCGACCTGCTGACCGAGGGCGATACCTTCCGCAAGCACGCCCGGCACAAGATCGACTACAAGAAGCAGGAAGCCTTCCACGAGCGCATCCTGCAATGGCAAGCCGAAGGCCTGCTCAACCCCGATCTCGACCCGGCACTGGTCATGCCATCGATCATGTCGCTCACCATGCTGTTCATGGCCGCGCGGCGTAAATGGAAGGACGATCCCATCCGCAAGGACGTGGATCGGGACAGCATCCGCAAGCACGCCGCGGCGTTGCTTGGCCACGGCCTGGGCCCGGCAAAGGCGTAGAATCGGCGTTTTGATTGCGGAGCGGCACCTTGGCCTTCCCCTACTCCCTCGTCATCTTCGATCTGGACGGCACGCTGGTCGATAGCGCCGCCGACATCGCTGAATCGGTGAACCGCACGCTCAGCGACTGGCGGCTGCCGCAGTACGACGTCAAGCAGATCACCGGCTGGATCGGCGAAGGCTCCCGCCAGCTCATCACCTACGCGTTCCATGATGCCGGCAGTGATGCCGACATCGATGACGTCATGCCGGGTTTCCTGGTGCATTACGCCGAGACGGCGCTCGATGCCATCGCCTACGACGGCGTCGTCGACACGCTCGCCGCCCTGCATGCGCAGGGCGTGAAGCTGGCGGTTTGCACCAACAAGAACGAGGAATTCGTGCGCCCCCTGCTCGAGGTGCGCGGGATGATGCCGTTCATCGACGGCATTGTCGGCGGCAATACCCTGCCCCAGCGCAAGCCCAGCGGCATGCCGCTGAAGCATCTGGCCGACGCGGCCGGCGTGCCGCTGGCAAAGACGCTGATGGTGGGCGATTCGGAAAGCGACATGCTCGCCGCGAGGGATGCTGGCGTCGACTATGTGCTGGTGAGCTACGGTTACCCGAAGTCGCTCGACATCCATACCGCGGGCGCGAAGGCCGTGATCGACCGCATGCCGGAACTGCTAACGATTTCGTGACCCAACCTGCAGGAGCGCGCTTGCGCGCGATGGGTGCTTGTCGCAACCCCTATCGCGCGCAAGCGCGCTCCTACAAGAGCCGGTTTATCCGCGGATCAACGCAGGCGGATCAGGCGGCGCGCTTCGGCAGGACCCAGTCCGGGCGGATGAAGTGGCAGGTGTAGCCGTTCGGATACTTCTCCAGGTAATCCTGGTGTTCCGGCTCGGCTTCCCAGAACGGGCCCGCCGGCGAAAGCTCCGTGACCGCCTTGCCCGGCCACAGGCCCGAGGCATTCACATCGGCAATCGTGTCTTCCGCGATCGCCTTCTGCTCGTCATCCAGGTAGAAAATCGCCGAACGGTAGCTCGTGCCGAGGTCGTTGCCCTGGCGGTTCACCGTGGTCGGGTCGTGGATCTGGAAGAAGAACTCAAGGATCTTGCGGTAACTGATCTTCGCCGGATCGAACTCGATCTCGATCGCTTCGGCGTGCGTGCCGTGGTTGCGGTAGGTGGCATTCGGCACATCGCCACCGGAGTAACCGACGCGCGTGCTGATGATGCCTGGCTGCTTACGGATCAGATCCTGCATGCCCCAGAAGCAACCGCCGGCCAGGATGGCTTTCGAAGTCATGCTGCACCTCCCTGGGTGGACGTGAAAAGCCCGGCGTACTGGCCGTAGCCCTCCTTCTCGAGGTCGGCCACCGGGATGAACCGCAGCGACGCCGAGTTGATGCAGTAGCGCAAACCGCCACGATCACGCGGGCCATCCGGGAACACGTGGCCCAGGTGGCTATCGCCGTGGGTCGAACGCACCTCGGTGCGGATCATGCCGTGCGTGGTATCGCGGTTCTCGACGACGTGCTCGTCTTCCAGCGGCTGCGTGAAGCTGGGCCAGCCACAGCCACTATCGAACTTGTCGAGCGATGAAAACAGCGGCTCGCCCGAAACGATGTCGACATAGATGCCCGGTTCCTTGCTCTCGTGGAACGCATTGTGGAACGGGCGTTCGGTACCACTCTGCTGGGTAACCCGGAACTGCTCCGGGCTGAGCCGGGCGAGGGCCTCGGGGGTCTTGCGGTAGTCGGACATGGGAGCCTCCTGGGGATGATCGGCGCCGCGGTCGCCCGCTTCGCCGCTCCCCACATAATGCGGGCGAGCGGCGTGGATGCAATGCCCCGGGAGGGTGAACGCAGGCCTCAGGCGGCCTGCTCCTCCACCCACTGGTGGCCCGCCTGGGCCAGCAGTGCGCGAGCCGATTCTGGCCCCCAGGTGCCCGCTTCATAGGAATCCGGGCCTGCCGCCGCCGTGCTCCAGCCTTCAAGGATGGGCGTCACCCACTGCCAGGCGGCCTCGGTCTCGTCCTTGCGAACGAACAGCGCCGGGCTGCCCTTGACCGCATCGAGCATCAGGCCCTCGTACGAA
This genomic interval carries:
- a CDS encoding MDR family MFS transporter, whose amino-acid sequence is MNAVHRPEPAETPAGVVEPSLAPIPAQVSLRLLFPALMLVMLLAALDQTIVSTALPTIVGDLGGLSQLSWVVTAYLLTSTVVVPLYGKFGDLYGRKIVLQVAIVIFLIGSVLCGLAQDMTMLIVMRALQGLGGGGLLVITMAAIGDVVPPADRGRYQGLFGGVFGLATVIGPLLGGFMVDHLSWRWIFYVNLPLGILCLLVIGVVFHPHARHVKHEIDWFGALFLAAALSCIILFTTEGGTQMPWDSVALWSILVMGLVSVGGFIYEEMHASEPIIPLHLFRHRTFVLCSLIGFLVGTALFGSTTYLPLYLQTVKGVSPTGAGLQLLPLMGGVLVSSIVAGRVISRIGRYRVFPIVGTFLGAVALMLLGSVGEDDPLYLIYGFAGLLGLGIGMVMQVLILAAQNSVDMKLMGVATSGVTMFRSIGGSVGVSVFGALFTHGLQTRMAADIPAASMGPRTFAPDMVAKMPADLHAKFLHAFGASLHVVYHVGAVVLVVGFILACFLRDVPLRGAGKKPA
- a CDS encoding class I SAM-dependent methyltransferase; translation: MAHYTGPLLTEPSAHALLIARKGGAATWRGSLDLGCSEGEATLSDEAWTWQDQAYPYPGKIKARTIYAWDGESFEPVSRFSGSLIKLVPTEWGAPTFEIDGIKMLPTSKESPLDDARRKVALVEPRGKVVLDTCGGLGYFAACCLEAGVSRIQSFEKNPDVLWLRTINPWSPDPDAPAAGGRLQLTQGDVSEAITAIADASVDAILHDPPRFAIAGELYSQAFYHELARVIRRGGRLFHYTGSPNKLTTGRDMPAEVTVRLEKAGFAAKPTLDGVYATRR
- the msrB gene encoding peptide-methionine (R)-S-oxide reductase MsrB, with amino-acid sequence MSDYRKTPEALARLSPEQFRVTQQSGTERPFHNAFHESKEPGIYVDIVSGEPLFSSLDKFDSGCGWPSFTQPLEDEHVVENRDTTHGMIRTEVRSTHGDSHLGHVFPDGPRDRGGLRYCINSASLRFIPVADLEKEGYGQYAGLFTSTQGGAA
- a CDS encoding HAD-IA family hydrolase gives rise to the protein MAFPYSLVIFDLDGTLVDSAADIAESVNRTLSDWRLPQYDVKQITGWIGEGSRQLITYAFHDAGSDADIDDVMPGFLVHYAETALDAIAYDGVVDTLAALHAQGVKLAVCTNKNEEFVRPLLEVRGMMPFIDGIVGGNTLPQRKPSGMPLKHLADAAGVPLAKTLMVGDSESDMLAARDAGVDYVLVSYGYPKSLDIHTAGAKAVIDRMPELLTIS
- a CDS encoding VOC family protein; this encodes MIDHTGVTVSDFERSKAFYQEVLGQIGYELLAIFPASVTGRTDVAGFGEGGKADFWIYKGEPNRPPVHVAFRVTSRQLVHAFHEAALAAGGRDNGPPGPRSHYHEGYYGGFILDPDGHNIEAVFHGQSHPQHPGA
- the msrA gene encoding peptide-methionine (S)-S-oxide reductase MsrA, with the translated sequence MTSKAILAGGCFWGMQDLIRKQPGIISTRVGYSGGDVPNATYRNHGTHAEAIEIEFDPAKISYRKILEFFFQIHDPTTVNRQGNDLGTSYRSAIFYLDDEQKAIAEDTIADVNASGLWPGKAVTELSPAGPFWEAEPEHQDYLEKYPNGYTCHFIRPDWVLPKRAA
- a CDS encoding TetR/AcrR family transcriptional regulator, which produces MTDPDTSTLKKPRRGRPPGRPHAQPDSADQRSRIIDIALALYARQGYAGTTLAAIARAADMTPAAVHYYFKTREQLFDEVHEAHIAPMRGRVEAIFQEYKGDPVAAFIKVAERFVEVADEHEWIAPVFFGDLLTEGDTFRKHARHKIDYKKQEAFHERILQWQAEGLLNPDLDPALVMPSIMSLTMLFMAARRKWKDDPIRKDVDRDSIRKHAAALLGHGLGPAKA